A single Nostoc sp. PCC 7107 DNA region contains:
- a CDS encoding S-layer family protein has protein sequence MWLKLTINLSLFAAIAYTRIPYTLAQQIKADVYLPLNQRTQVTNNSPNFQIDGGATQSTNLFHSFSEFSVPVGGEAFFNNATTVQNIISRVTGSIPSNIQGTIRANGTANLFLINPQGIIFGPNARLNIGGSFIASTASSVTFADGIEFSATNPDATPLLTINQPIGLQFGTNPGRIENQSRTTDSLNQLIGLQVQTNTTLALVGGDLTLTGGVLTAPNGRIELGSVGSNSVVNLTSTSIGYTLNYEGVNDFQNINLRQRATATTIGSLGGSIHLQGANISLTDGSLVQVGIFGNGIGEGLTVNASESVQLIGSNNRLFTLNEGTAISGDLTITSPRLLLQDGAEVVSSTTGVRKSGNLNIHTSELLQVTGSGSRLFTQTESTAANAGNSGNLTIHTGNLLIQNRGQITVNTLGAGDGGNLTVNATKSVELVGRDSRLLTQAQGLGNTGNLTITTPILRISDGAQVSVSTLGAGNGGNLSVNTSESTQLIGRSQDGQFASGLFNQAESQATGNAGNIIITSPVLRILDGAQVSLSTLGVGNGGNLTVNTSESTQLIGRSQDGQFASGLFNQTQGSGNAGNIIITSPVLRILDGAQVSLGTLGTGNGGNLTVNTSESTQLIGRSQDGQFASGLFNQTESQATGNSGDLTINTPILQVFDGAQVSAGTLGAGNGGNLTVNTTETVELIGRSSDQTFPSGLFSQTQGTGDAGAIRITTPELRILDGAEISAATLATGKGGNVIIKASDNLRVQNGSQISVSSTENVAEAGNIDVTAGLVQLDGGKITAQTLSGNGGDIRLSIANLLFLRRGSTISTTAGTNASGGDGGNIKIKIPNGFVVAIPSENTDITANAFTGSGGRIDITAQNLFGIQSRPFNTPTSDITASSEFGINGVVNINTPDVDPARGVLVLSTNIIDSSQLIEQSCAAVNSSQGSQLTVAGRGGLPVDPNEPLSSEVVWSDTRLRNRTAQIYPHRATHTQLPKVVDIPNLIPATGWIFNNQGQVKLVAHTSTATSNTSLSIPTCHNR, from the coding sequence ATGTGGCTGAAGCTGACAATTAACTTAAGTCTGTTTGCCGCTATTGCTTATACGCGTATTCCCTATACGTTAGCTCAACAAATCAAAGCTGATGTCTACTTACCCTTAAATCAAAGAACTCAAGTAACTAACAACAGTCCTAATTTTCAGATTGATGGTGGAGCCACACAAAGCACAAATTTATTTCATAGCTTTAGTGAATTTTCTGTACCCGTAGGTGGTGAAGCGTTTTTCAACAATGCTACAACAGTGCAAAATATCATCAGTCGGGTGACAGGTTCCATACCATCTAACATTCAAGGCACAATTCGCGCTAATGGCACAGCAAACCTCTTTCTAATTAATCCTCAAGGAATTATTTTTGGGCCGAATGCCCGATTAAATATCGGGGGTTCTTTTATTGCCAGTACTGCTAGTAGTGTGACATTTGCTGACGGAATAGAATTTAGTGCTACAAATCCTGATGCTACACCTTTATTAACTATCAACCAGCCTATTGGTTTACAGTTTGGTACGAATCCAGGAAGAATTGAGAATCAATCCAGAACTACCGATAGCCTCAATCAATTGATAGGTTTACAAGTGCAAACAAATACAACTTTGGCTCTTGTAGGTGGTGATTTAACTCTAACAGGAGGTGTTTTAACAGCACCTAATGGACGAATTGAATTGGGAAGTGTTGGTAGTAATAGTGTGGTGAATCTGACATCAACATCCATAGGTTACACCCTTAACTATGAAGGTGTAAACGACTTTCAGAATATTAATCTGCGGCAGCGAGCCACTGCCACAACAATAGGTAGTCTGGGCGGTAGTATCCACCTACAAGGCGCTAACATTTCACTGACTGATGGTTCTTTAGTTCAAGTCGGGATTTTTGGCAATGGTATTGGTGAAGGTTTGACAGTCAATGCTTCAGAATCAGTGCAATTAATTGGGAGCAATAATCGCTTATTTACTCTCAATGAAGGTACCGCTATATCTGGAGATTTAACCATCACCAGCCCTAGATTACTTCTCCAAGATGGAGCAGAGGTTGTGTCTTCAACAACAGGTGTTCGCAAAAGCGGGAATTTAAATATTCATACTTCTGAATTATTACAAGTAACTGGTAGTGGGAGCCGTTTGTTTACACAGACAGAAAGTACCGCAGCAAATGCCGGTAATAGCGGCAATTTGACAATTCATACTGGTAATTTATTGATTCAAAATAGAGGACAGATAACAGTAAATACTTTAGGCGCAGGTGATGGTGGAAACTTAACAGTTAATGCAACTAAATCTGTAGAATTAGTAGGCAGAGATAGTCGCTTACTAACTCAAGCTCAAGGCTTAGGAAACACAGGTAATTTAACTATTACTACTCCCATACTGCGGATATCGGATGGCGCACAAGTTTCAGTAAGTACTTTGGGTGCAGGTAATGGCGGTAACTTGAGTGTGAACACCAGCGAATCAACCCAACTCATAGGTCGCTCTCAAGATGGTCAATTTGCCAGTGGTTTATTTAATCAAGCTGAAAGCCAAGCCACAGGAAACGCTGGCAATATAATAATTACCTCTCCTGTACTACGGATATTGGATGGCGCACAAGTTTCATTAAGTACTTTGGGTGTAGGTAATGGCGGTAACTTGACTGTGAACACCAGCGAATCAACCCAACTCATAGGCCGCTCTCAAGATGGTCAATTTGCCAGTGGTTTATTTAATCAAACTCAAGGCTCAGGAAATGCTGGCAATATAATAATTACCTCTCCTGTACTACGGATATTGGATGGCGCACAAGTTTCATTAGGTACTTTGGGTACAGGTAATGGCGGTAACTTGACTGTGAACACCAGCGAATCAACCCAACTCATAGGCCGCTCTCAAGATGGTCAATTTGCCAGTGGTTTATTTAATCAAACTGAAAGCCAAGCCACAGGAAATTCAGGTGACTTAACGATTAATACCCCCATACTCCAGGTTTTTGATGGCGCACAAGTCTCAGCAGGTACTTTGGGCGCAGGTAATGGCGGTAACTTGACGGTGAATACCACCGAAACAGTCGAGTTGATTGGACGCTCATCAGATCAAACATTTCCCAGTGGTTTGTTTAGCCAAACTCAAGGTACAGGAGATGCAGGCGCAATAAGGATTACAACTCCTGAATTACGTATTTTGGATGGTGCAGAAATATCCGCAGCCACTTTAGCAACTGGCAAGGGAGGAAATGTAATTATCAAGGCATCTGATAATTTACGTGTTCAGAATGGGTCGCAAATTTCCGTGAGTAGTACTGAAAATGTAGCAGAGGCAGGCAACATAGATGTCACAGCTGGTTTAGTCCAATTAGATGGCGGCAAAATAACAGCCCAGACTTTATCTGGGAATGGTGGTGATATCAGATTAAGTATTGCTAATTTATTATTCTTACGTCGTGGCAGTACAATTTCTACTACAGCAGGTACGAACGCATCTGGTGGTGATGGTGGTAATATCAAAATCAAGATACCAAATGGCTTTGTTGTAGCTATCCCTTCAGAAAATACTGACATTACTGCTAATGCTTTTACAGGCAGTGGTGGCAGAATTGATATTACGGCACAAAACTTATTTGGGATTCAGAGCCGACCTTTTAATACTCCAACAAGTGATATTACAGCAAGTTCCGAATTTGGGATTAATGGGGTAGTGAATATTAATACCCCTGATGTTGATCCTGCGCGTGGTGTTTTAGTGTTATCAACAAATATCATCGATTCCTCTCAACTAATTGAGCAAAGCTGTGCTGCTGTTAATAGTTCTCAAGGTAGTCAGCTTACAGTCGCTGGGCGCGGTGGACTACCTGTTGATCCTAATGAACCTCTAAGTAGTGAAGTTGTTTGGTCAGATACACGCTTAAGAAATAGGACAGCGCAAATATATCCACATAGAGCTACACATACACAATTACCAAAAGTTGTTGATATCCCAAATCTTATTCCTGCTACTGGCTGGATATTTAATAACCAAGGCCAAGTGAAACTAGTGGCTCATACTTCCACAGCCACATCTAACACATCTTTGTCTATACCTACTTGCCATAACCGCTAA
- a CDS encoding serine/threonine protein kinase: protein MLAGKILQGGKYTLTQEIGHGGFGITFKATHHYLGQDVVMKTINERLRQHQDFAKFERQFQDEARRLATCLHPNIVRVSDFFIEEGLPYMVMEYIPGETLGNAFVLPGIPLPEATAIHYIRQIGAALQVVHNNGLLHRDIKPDNIILRQGTQEVILIDFGIAREFNSGVKQTHTGIVSEGYAPIEQYLTQAPRTPATDVYGLAATLYALLTAQVPMPALLRDREKMASPKELQPHLSAAVNQAVMRGMAVDSRFRPSTVAEWLQLLPSSESNGIVPGVATNIVATVDLSSQPKRGVFGKKHKQARLNPITAFTKQLAGFQALIAVGVALVAATAGFGITSLLSSNTQPESSAKPLFTNPITKTGESNTNPQGSQSSVEEATNINKNTQNTAVTESAYIPKRRRNTRPAPTPTAATNRENTSTTNSDSSPKQNPEQAAVAPNTSPTPSLVDKLRAYRSHREVNREGSAKRSPDNTLPATSNQATPNPSSKRSNPVVIPVPPPTTESKSSDSSAVVVPTIERKQNSSSDNPSSKDEKPLTDSNASN, encoded by the coding sequence ATGTTAGCAGGCAAAATTTTGCAGGGTGGAAAATATACCCTCACCCAAGAAATCGGACACGGTGGCTTTGGTATTACGTTTAAGGCTACGCATCACTACTTAGGTCAAGATGTAGTGATGAAGACTATTAACGAACGCTTGCGGCAACATCAAGATTTTGCCAAGTTCGAGCGCCAATTCCAAGATGAAGCCAGAAGACTAGCTACTTGTCTCCATCCCAATATTGTACGGGTCAGCGACTTTTTTATTGAAGAAGGGCTACCGTATATGGTGATGGAATATATTCCTGGGGAAACTTTAGGTAATGCTTTTGTTCTACCAGGGATACCTTTACCGGAAGCCACAGCCATTCATTACATCCGCCAAATTGGTGCAGCTTTACAGGTAGTCCATAATAATGGTTTGCTGCACCGCGATATTAAACCAGATAATATTATTCTTCGCCAAGGAACTCAAGAGGTAATATTAATTGATTTTGGCATTGCGCGAGAATTTAATAGCGGTGTCAAACAAACTCATACAGGGATAGTTTCGGAAGGCTACGCACCCATTGAACAATACCTAACACAGGCACCGCGCACTCCAGCTACAGATGTGTATGGTTTAGCAGCCACCTTGTATGCTTTGTTAACAGCACAGGTTCCCATGCCAGCATTATTGCGCGATCGCGAAAAAATGGCTTCCCCCAAGGAATTACAACCTCACCTCAGTGCAGCAGTTAATCAAGCTGTGATGCGGGGTATGGCGGTTGATTCGCGCTTTCGTCCATCGACTGTCGCAGAATGGTTACAACTATTGCCTAGTAGTGAAAGCAATGGCATAGTTCCAGGCGTAGCAACTAACATAGTCGCCACAGTTGATTTATCATCCCAGCCAAAACGAGGTGTTTTCGGTAAAAAACACAAGCAAGCGCGTCTAAATCCGATTACAGCATTTACCAAACAACTAGCTGGTTTTCAAGCCTTAATTGCCGTAGGTGTAGCCTTAGTTGCAGCTACCGCAGGTTTTGGCATAACTAGTCTACTTTCCTCAAATACACAGCCAGAATCATCTGCTAAACCACTGTTTACTAACCCAATCACCAAAACAGGGGAAAGCAACACTAATCCCCAAGGTTCACAGTCATCTGTGGAAGAAGCAACTAACATCAACAAAAACACTCAAAATACGGCTGTCACTGAATCAGCCTATATCCCAAAACGCCGCAGAAATACTCGTCCTGCACCTACACCAACAGCAGCAACTAATAGAGAAAATACTTCCACAACTAACTCAGACTCCTCGCCTAAACAAAATCCTGAACAAGCTGCTGTTGCGCCTAATACTTCACCCACACCATCACTAGTAGACAAACTGAGAGCTTACCGTTCTCATCGAGAAGTTAATCGGGAAGGTTCAGCCAAGCGATCGCCTGATAATACTTTACCAGCTACTAGTAATCAAGCTACACCAAATCCATCCAGCAAGCGATCGAATCCTGTAGTGATACCAGTACCACCACCAACCACAGAATCAAAAAGCTCAGATTCTTCGGCTGTAGTTGTTCCAACTATCGAACGTAAGCAAAATTCTTCTAGTGACAATCCATCTTCCAAAGATGAAAAGCCACTAACAGATAGTAATGCTAGTAACTAA
- a CDS encoding capsule biosynthesis protein, with translation MMVNQKLMQLLSFGFISFCFCFGLGIGIVIRFGQLQPSNAATTAEPEMLPFMIPAPTSSPDDSVFTLRP, from the coding sequence ATGATGGTAAACCAAAAATTGATGCAATTACTTTCCTTTGGTTTTATTAGTTTTTGCTTTTGTTTTGGTCTGGGGATTGGTATTGTCATTCGCTTTGGACAGTTACAACCATCCAATGCTGCGACTACGGCTGAACCAGAGATGTTACCATTCATGATCCCTGCGCCTACATCATCACCAGACGATAGCGTTTTTACGTTAAGACCCTAA
- a CDS encoding ParM/StbA family protein — MINIYCADIGNYSSITALRGEKPKVMRSVLVDMTATSASRGIDSDDSPSVKLDNKFLVLGDRATKQKNPQAAAERGKQLPEFVKPFALAGLREDFEGTIRFLVPDRDRIEEESIKDCLINCHQVTVNSRSYNHKIKNVEFYLETDAAVIHAYKLGKLDPDGDTLCIDIGGGTTNYVIMTPQTEVLTRRSIPKVGGVSLANDIINSDLIQDYARQDKCAFKVAKMMDAIADGSLTYGRKYDFSSIFPGLLENWFNGLMDGITTAANDYLADVTNIMLIGGCANLVRHKLSAKPGFYIPVDPQLSNIQALLAM; from the coding sequence GTGATCAATATTTATTGCGCCGACATCGGCAATTATTCCAGCATTACCGCCCTGAGAGGTGAAAAGCCCAAAGTGATGCGCTCAGTACTGGTAGACATGACTGCCACCTCAGCTTCTCGCGGTATTGATAGCGATGATTCGCCCAGCGTCAAACTAGACAACAAATTTTTAGTTTTAGGAGACAGAGCTACTAAACAGAAAAACCCGCAAGCCGCTGCTGAAAGAGGCAAACAGTTACCAGAATTTGTAAAACCTTTCGCCCTAGCAGGTTTACGAGAAGATTTTGAGGGAACTATCAGATTTTTAGTTCCTGACCGCGATCGCATAGAAGAGGAGTCAATTAAAGATTGTTTAATTAACTGCCATCAAGTGACTGTTAATAGCCGGAGTTACAACCACAAAATTAAGAACGTCGAATTTTATCTTGAAACTGATGCGGCTGTTATCCATGCCTATAAATTAGGGAAGCTTGATCCAGACGGTGACACGCTTTGTATTGATATCGGCGGAGGAACTACAAATTACGTCATTATGACTCCACAAACTGAAGTGTTAACCCGTCGTTCAATTCCAAAAGTAGGCGGTGTTTCTTTAGCCAATGACATTATTAACAGTGATTTAATCCAGGACTACGCAAGACAAGATAAATGCGCTTTTAAAGTTGCGAAGATGATGGACGCGATCGCTGACGGTTCTTTAACTTATGGACGCAAATACGATTTTTCCTCAATATTCCCCGGCTTATTAGAGAACTGGTTTAACGGGCTGATGGACGGTATTACTACAGCAGCTAATGATTACTTAGCAGACGTAACCAACATCATGCTGATTGGTGGATGTGCTAATTTAGTCCGTCACAAATTAAGTGCTAAACCTGGGTTTTATATTCCTGTTGACCCTCAACTCTCAAACATTCAAGCATTACTAGCGATGTAA
- a CDS encoding cytochrome P450 yields MTVTNSLPDGPRVPYWLRIIKFIFRPIEYVEDFAKVYGDNFTVWRKGDNHLVYFSHPQALEQIFTADASHFATGGGGGILKYLLGDNSLILLDGDRHQRQRQLLTPPFHGERMRAYGQAIQEITQQVSNEWVIGKPFNIRASMQEITMRVILRVVFGVDEGSKYQQLRQLLSSVLDLISSSRMSAALFFQFMQRDWGTWSPWGKFLSQLQQIDQLIYSLIQERRAESGQNRQDILSLLISAHYDDGKPMSDAELRDELMTMLVAGHETTASALTWALYWIDCLPEVREKLLQELHTLGVHSEPSNIAKLPYLTAVCQETLRIYPIVMNGFVRVVKSPIEIMGYKLPKGTLIIPTIYLAHHREAVYPQPNLFKPERFLERQFSQYEYLPFGGGNRRCIGLAFAQYEMKIALATILSQFQVSLINKRPVRPVRRGLTLAAPAGLQMVATPQVKQANTPVEV; encoded by the coding sequence ATGACAGTAACTAACAGTTTGCCCGATGGGCCTAGAGTCCCGTACTGGCTGCGAATTATTAAGTTTATTTTTCGGCCAATAGAATATGTTGAAGATTTTGCCAAAGTTTACGGTGACAACTTTACGGTTTGGCGCAAAGGCGATAATCATTTGGTGTATTTCAGTCATCCCCAAGCATTAGAGCAGATTTTCACTGCTGATGCTAGTCACTTTGCGACTGGTGGCGGAGGAGGCATTTTAAAATATTTGCTTGGGGATAATTCCTTGATTTTACTAGATGGCGATCGCCACCAACGCCAACGTCAATTACTCACACCACCTTTTCATGGTGAAAGAATGCGGGCTTACGGTCAAGCTATCCAGGAAATTACCCAACAAGTTAGCAATGAATGGGTGATAGGTAAGCCCTTTAACATCCGCGCTTCTATGCAGGAAATTACCATGCGCGTCATTTTGCGGGTGGTGTTTGGTGTGGATGAAGGAAGCAAGTATCAACAACTGCGCCAATTACTCAGTTCTGTCTTAGACCTGATCAGTTCTTCCCGGATGTCCGCCGCCTTATTTTTTCAGTTTATGCAACGTGATTGGGGTACATGGAGTCCTTGGGGAAAGTTTTTAAGCCAACTCCAACAAATTGATCAACTAATTTACTCGTTGATTCAAGAACGTCGTGCCGAATCTGGTCAGAATCGTCAAGATATTCTCAGTTTACTGATTTCGGCTCATTATGATGATGGCAAGCCGATGTCAGATGCAGAATTACGCGATGAATTAATGACAATGTTAGTTGCGGGACATGAAACCACAGCTTCCGCCTTGACTTGGGCTTTGTACTGGATTGACTGTTTACCAGAAGTCCGCGAAAAATTACTCCAAGAATTGCATACCTTGGGAGTTCACTCTGAACCAAGTAATATTGCCAAATTGCCTTATTTGACAGCAGTTTGCCAAGAAACTTTGCGAATTTATCCAATTGTGATGAATGGTTTTGTGAGGGTTGTAAAATCCCCAATTGAAATTATGGGTTACAAATTGCCCAAAGGAACACTTATCATCCCCACTATTTATTTAGCGCACCATCGAGAAGCAGTTTATCCACAGCCCAACTTATTTAAACCGGAACGCTTTTTAGAAAGACAATTTTCTCAATACGAATATTTACCCTTTGGTGGTGGAAATCGTCGTTGTATTGGTTTGGCCTTTGCTCAGTATGAAATGAAAATTGCCCTAGCAACAATTTTGTCTCAGTTTCAAGTATCTCTCATTAACAAACGCCCAGTACGTCCAGTGCGCCGTGGTCTGACTTTAGCCGCACCAGCCGGGTTGCAGATGGTAGCAACACCGCAAGTCAAGCAGGCGAATACACCTGTGGAAGTATAA
- a CDS encoding PEP-CTERM sorting domain-containing protein — MKQLIKLFLLAPLSLSLLNANSSYAGSISFRPVGTQLDGDEILDIEPNNNISFDVFLNTQEVTGSIVNLSYIVSYDLTELRFRNLQNTSLQIGAPQVIDGQTNSRQFTISQSGTPGIGPGQIGIALSRISFDVLKLVNDGVSDFSIGLLGARNNLDQVVVNQFNLRTQTVEVQPVPEPITILGSGTALVLGALLKRKFSKKQKNIAVQ; from the coding sequence ATGAAACAGCTAATCAAACTTTTTTTGTTAGCTCCATTAAGTTTATCATTACTTAATGCGAACTCTTCATACGCAGGAAGCATATCTTTTAGACCAGTGGGTACACAGCTAGACGGTGATGAAATATTAGACATAGAGCCAAATAACAATATTAGCTTTGATGTCTTTTTGAATACCCAAGAAGTTACTGGTAGTATTGTCAACCTATCTTATATAGTCTCTTATGATCTTACCGAACTTAGATTTAGAAACTTACAAAATACAAGTCTTCAAATAGGCGCACCTCAAGTAATAGACGGACAAACGAACTCAAGACAATTTACGATAAGCCAATCAGGTACGCCTGGAATCGGCCCAGGGCAAATCGGAATCGCTCTAAGCCGAATAAGTTTTGATGTTCTAAAACTTGTCAATGACGGTGTTTCAGACTTTTCTATTGGATTACTTGGTGCAAGAAATAATTTAGATCAAGTAGTAGTAAATCAATTTAATCTTAGAACTCAAACAGTTGAGGTACAACCAGTCCCCGAACCAATAACCATACTAGGGTCAGGTACAGCTTTAGTTTTAGGAGCCTTGCTCAAAAGAAAATTTTCAAAAAAGCAGAAGAATATAGCTGTTCAATAG
- the argS gene encoding arginine--tRNA ligase: MNATQEQLKIKFEQAMMAAFGDEYATVDPILVPAGNPKFGDYQANVALSLSKKLGQQPRAIASAIVEKLDVSQICEPPEIAGPGFINLRLKTAYLQAQLQAIYPDSRLGVPQAKTPQQEIVDFSSPNIAKEMHVGHLRSTIIGDSIARILEFRGHDVLRLNHVGDWGTQFGMLITYLREVYPQALTTANALDIGDLVSFYRQAKQRFDADETFQETARQEVVKLQAGAADTLHAWKLLCEQSRKEFQVIYDLLDIHLNERGESFYNPLLPAIVEDLAKSGLLVENQGAKVVFLEGYTNREGEPLPLIVKKSDGGYNYATTDLAALRYRIQKDAAKRIIYVTDAGQSNHFAQFFQVARKAGWIPDDVELVHVPFGLVLGEDGKRIKTRAGESVRLRDLLDEAIIRARTDLEQRLQEDNRTETADFIANVAQVIGISAVKYADLSQNRTSNYIFSYNKMLDLKGNTAPYMLYAYARIQGISRKGGINFEQLGDNAQVILEHETEFALAKYLLQLGEVVSTVEQDLLPNRLCEYLYELSKKFNVFYDRNHGVRVLDAEEPQRTSRLVLCDLTARTLKLGLSLLGIQVLERM; the protein is encoded by the coding sequence ATGAATGCTACACAAGAACAATTAAAAATCAAATTTGAGCAGGCAATGATGGCTGCTTTTGGTGATGAATACGCCACAGTAGACCCTATTTTAGTGCCTGCGGGTAATCCGAAATTTGGCGATTATCAAGCAAACGTAGCCTTATCGCTAAGTAAAAAATTAGGACAGCAACCCAGAGCGATCGCCTCTGCTATAGTCGAAAAGTTAGATGTCTCGCAAATCTGCGAACCACCAGAAATTGCTGGACCTGGTTTTATCAACCTCAGACTTAAAACAGCCTACCTACAAGCACAACTCCAGGCGATTTACCCAGACTCCCGGTTAGGGGTTCCCCAAGCGAAAACACCACAGCAAGAAATTGTTGATTTTTCCAGTCCGAATATTGCCAAAGAAATGCACGTCGGACATTTGCGTTCCACAATTATTGGTGATTCCATCGCCCGAATTTTGGAATTTCGCGGACATGATGTTTTACGGTTAAATCATGTGGGTGATTGGGGTACGCAATTTGGAATGCTCATTACTTACCTGCGCGAAGTTTACCCCCAAGCTTTAACCACCGCCAACGCTTTAGATATCGGCGATTTAGTCAGCTTTTACCGCCAAGCTAAACAGCGATTTGATGCTGATGAAACCTTCCAAGAAACAGCACGCCAAGAAGTTGTGAAGTTACAAGCAGGTGCAGCAGACACCCTTCATGCTTGGAAACTGCTGTGTGAACAATCCCGCAAAGAATTTCAAGTTATTTATGACTTGCTAGATATCCATTTAAATGAGCGAGGAGAATCTTTTTATAACCCATTGCTACCCGCAATTGTGGAAGATTTAGCAAAATCTGGCTTACTGGTAGAAAACCAAGGTGCAAAAGTTGTTTTCTTAGAAGGGTATACCAATAGAGAAGGTGAACCTTTACCTTTAATCGTCAAAAAATCTGATGGTGGTTACAACTACGCTACAACAGATTTAGCCGCCTTACGCTACCGCATTCAAAAAGATGCAGCAAAACGCATCATTTATGTGACTGATGCGGGACAAAGCAATCACTTTGCTCAATTTTTCCAAGTCGCACGCAAAGCTGGCTGGATTCCAGATGATGTGGAATTAGTTCATGTTCCCTTTGGTTTGGTGTTAGGGGAAGATGGAAAAAGAATCAAAACTCGTGCTGGAGAAAGTGTAAGATTGCGAGATTTGCTCGATGAAGCAATTATCCGCGCTCGTACTGATTTAGAACAGAGATTACAAGAAGATAATCGTACTGAAACAGCAGATTTTATTGCTAATGTTGCCCAAGTGATTGGTATTAGTGCAGTTAAATATGCCGACTTGAGTCAAAACCGCACCAGTAACTACATCTTTAGCTATAACAAAATGCTGGATCTCAAAGGCAATACCGCGCCTTATATGCTTTATGCTTATGCACGGATTCAAGGTATTAGCCGTAAGGGTGGCATTAACTTTGAACAATTGGGAGATAATGCTCAAGTCATATTAGAGCATGAAACAGAATTTGCCCTAGCAAAGTATTTACTACAATTAGGTGAAGTTGTGAGTACTGTGGAACAAGACTTGTTACCCAATCGTTTATGTGAATATCTATACGAATTGAGTAAAAAGTTTAATGTATTCTACGATCGCAATCACGGTGTTCGTGTACTAGATGCAGAAGAACCACAACGTACATCCCGCTTGGTTTTATGTGATTTAACCGCCAGAACCTTAAAACTAGGACTGTCTTTATTAGGAATTCAAGTATTGGAAAGAATGTAG
- a CDS encoding ParA family protein, with the protein MPKIVAILNGKGGVGKTTTSINLAAQFAKQRKVLVVDADIQGSASWWFGRNEQGMGFDLSQETDPQLLGNLRKIKGYDLVVVDTPPALHSEALATVVAIADYIVLPTPPAAMDLAVLIETVKTAVVPTGVPHRVLLTKVDARSIGEATEAQNTLVKLGIPVCKGFIRTYKAHERAALEGVAINQWRGKNAWEAESDYRRVADELQRDWRK; encoded by the coding sequence GTGCCAAAAATCGTCGCTATCCTCAACGGTAAAGGAGGAGTCGGCAAAACGACTACCTCAATCAATTTAGCTGCACAATTTGCCAAGCAAAGAAAAGTGCTGGTAGTGGATGCAGATATTCAAGGTTCTGCCAGTTGGTGGTTTGGGCGCAATGAGCAAGGAATGGGATTTGATTTATCTCAAGAGACAGATCCTCAACTTTTAGGAAATTTACGTAAAATAAAAGGTTACGATTTAGTAGTAGTGGATACGCCTCCGGCGCTGCACTCTGAAGCATTGGCAACAGTAGTGGCGATCGCAGATTATATCGTTCTACCTACACCCCCAGCAGCAATGGATTTAGCTGTTCTCATTGAAACAGTTAAAACAGCCGTCGTCCCCACAGGAGTTCCCCATCGTGTACTCTTAACTAAAGTCGATGCGCGGAGTATTGGTGAAGCTACGGAAGCGCAAAACACTCTCGTAAAACTAGGTATCCCTGTTTGTAAAGGCTTCATCCGTACCTATAAAGCCCACGAACGAGCCGCATTAGAGGGTGTCGCAATTAATCAATGGCGAGGCAAAAATGCTTGGGAGGCGGAATCAGACTACCGCCGAGTGGCTGATGAACTACAGCGTGATTGGAGAAAATAA